ATATCCGCGGGGTCGAGCGGATCGGCCAGAAATCCGCTTTCGCCGTCGCGCACGGCCTCCGGCACGCCGCCGGATCGCCCGCCGACGACCGGTACGCCGAACGCGCCCGCCTCGACAAACACGATGCCGAAGCCTTCGACGTCGTCGCCGTCGGAACGGCTCGCCATGACAAACGCGTCGGCACGGGCGTAGAG
The genomic region above belongs to bacterium and contains:
- a CDS encoding glycosyltransferase family 4 protein — its product is LYARADAFVMASRSDGDDVEGFGIVFVEAGAFGVPVVGGRSGGVPEAVRDGESGFLADPLDPADIAGKIARILDDRALARRLGDEGRRLASEVFTFEAMTREIAAALHVAEPM